Proteins co-encoded in one Actinomadura luteofluorescens genomic window:
- a CDS encoding MBL fold metallo-hydrolase, protein METTTTITPLGGDVYEIDTRMAGYTGITAGYLILSDRPCLVEPGTSGSAPVVQAALREMGVGPDDLASVVVTHIHLDHAGGVGDIAGMYPRAEIVVHEKGARHLADPSRLMRSARMIYGDALDTLFGELKPTDAARIRAVEDTGVIDLGGGRRLESHYSPGHAKHHVGLVDSQTGDLYVGDAAGIYVPETADVLPATPPPDFDLGTALESLGKFRSLGPQRLLFAHYGPVQEVEDTLERSAEELRIWVDAVKDARDQGLDLDHAVAMVVDRTRGRYSAVGDDIDPELAAKYEILSSAESNVAGIMHSLGRQA, encoded by the coding sequence ATGGAGACCACGACCACGATCACGCCGCTCGGCGGGGACGTCTACGAGATCGACACGCGGATGGCCGGCTACACCGGCATCACCGCCGGATACCTGATCCTCTCGGACCGGCCGTGCCTGGTGGAGCCCGGCACGTCCGGCTCGGCGCCCGTCGTCCAGGCCGCGCTGCGCGAGATGGGCGTGGGGCCGGACGACCTGGCGAGCGTGGTCGTGACGCACATCCACCTCGACCACGCGGGCGGCGTCGGCGACATCGCCGGCATGTACCCGCGTGCGGAGATCGTCGTCCACGAGAAGGGCGCCCGGCACCTGGCCGACCCGTCCCGCCTCATGCGCAGCGCCCGCATGATCTACGGGGACGCCCTCGACACCCTGTTCGGCGAGTTGAAGCCCACGGACGCGGCGCGGATCCGCGCCGTCGAGGACACCGGCGTGATCGACCTCGGCGGCGGGCGGCGGCTGGAGTCGCACTATTCCCCCGGCCACGCCAAGCACCACGTCGGGCTGGTCGACTCGCAGACCGGCGATCTCTACGTGGGCGACGCCGCCGGCATCTACGTCCCGGAGACGGCGGACGTGCTGCCCGCCACGCCGCCCCCGGACTTCGACCTCGGCACGGCGCTGGAGTCGCTCGGCAAGTTCCGGTCGCTGGGCCCGCAGCGGCTGCTGTTCGCGCACTACGGGCCCGTGCAGGAGGTCGAGGACACCCTGGAGCGCTCGGCGGAGGAACTGCGGATCTGGGTGGACGCCGTCAAGGACGCCCGCGACCAGGGCCTGGACCTCGACCACGCCGTCGCGATGGTCGTCGACCGCACCAGGGGCCGCTACTCGGCCGTCGGCGACGACATCGATCCGGAACTGGCCGCCAAGTACGAGATCCTCAGCAGCGCCGAGAGCAACGTCGCCGGCATCATGCACTCCCTCGGCCGGCAGGCCTAG